A genomic segment from Dermatobacter hominis encodes:
- a CDS encoding nuclear transport factor 2 family protein, which yields MVDPDPVTCERLRALAADYAAAVDGRDADALRQLFTDDATLTVRDLVVGSERSRDGVDAIAGIPAVLRERYPVTFHLLGQARYRMVDADTAEGEVLCQAHHHVGTPGDDAVDRVQHVRYLDRYRGDEHGWRISARTVEVRFTTEVPVPARTDRPTDQEHAT from the coding sequence GTGGTCGATCCCGATCCGGTGACCTGCGAGCGGCTGCGGGCCCTGGCGGCCGACTACGCCGCCGCGGTGGACGGCCGTGACGCCGACGCGCTCCGGCAGCTGTTCACCGACGACGCCACGCTGACGGTGCGGGACCTCGTGGTCGGCTCGGAGCGCTCCCGCGACGGCGTCGACGCCATCGCCGGGATCCCGGCCGTGCTCCGCGAGCGCTACCCGGTGACCTTCCACCTGCTCGGCCAGGCCCGCTACCGCATGGTCGACGCCGACACGGCCGAGGGCGAGGTCCTCTGCCAGGCCCACCACCACGTCGGGACGCCGGGCGACGACGCCGTCGACCGGGTGCAGCACGTCCGCTACCTCGACCGCTACCGGGGCGACGAGCACGGCTGGCGCATCTCGGCCCGCACGGTGGAGGTGCGCTTCACCACCGAGGTGCCGGTCCCGGCGCGCACCGACCGACCGACCGACCAGGAGCACGCGACGTGA
- a CDS encoding LURP-one-related/scramblase family protein: protein MGLLRHHDDRPVRRFEMREELIAIGDDSWITDESGQKAFHVDGKAMRVRDTWILQDATGAEVAEIKERKLTLRDKMHLEVRGRSATVTKRIIGLRDHFKIELDGQADLSAHGNVVDHEYEIEQDGTKVAEVSKRWFRVRESYGVEVFGETDPALVLAIAVAIDGMTRDR, encoded by the coding sequence ATGGGACTGCTGCGACACCACGACGACCGACCGGTCCGTCGCTTCGAGATGCGCGAGGAGCTGATCGCGATCGGCGACGACTCCTGGATCACCGACGAGTCGGGCCAGAAGGCCTTCCACGTCGACGGCAAGGCGATGCGGGTCCGCGACACGTGGATCCTGCAGGACGCGACCGGCGCCGAGGTGGCCGAGATCAAGGAGCGGAAGCTGACGCTCCGGGACAAGATGCACCTCGAGGTCCGCGGGCGCAGCGCGACCGTGACCAAGCGGATCATCGGGCTGCGCGACCACTTCAAGATCGAGCTCGACGGGCAGGCCGACCTCTCCGCGCACGGCAACGTCGTCGACCACGAGTACGAGATCGAGCAGGACGGCACGAAGGTCGCCGAGGTCTCCAAGCGCTGGTTCCGCGTCCGGGAGTCGTACGGGGTCGAGGTGTTCGGCGAGACCGACCCGGCGCTCGTCCTGGCGATCGCCGTGGCCATCGACGGGATGACCCGCGACCGCTGA
- a CDS encoding class I SAM-dependent methyltransferase, whose product MEVDPIARNRDVWAQVNAQFTDVDAERRWNATDLTWGLFRLPESGLGLLGGGDLARLDVVELGAGTAYVSAWLARQGARPVAVDLSPAQLATAARCQARWGPRFPLVEADGERVPLRDGCADLVLSEYGAGPWCDPERWIPEAARLLRPGGRLVLLTNSPLAAMCVPEDAGPAGDRLLRGRADVRRVTWPGGGVEHHPAHGDWIRILGAAGFVVDALHELAPPEGSGDPDWYEIVTADWAGRWPAEDVWVAHLG is encoded by the coding sequence GTGGAGGTGGACCCGATCGCGCGCAACCGCGACGTGTGGGCGCAGGTGAACGCGCAGTTCACCGACGTCGACGCCGAGCGGCGCTGGAACGCCACGGACCTGACCTGGGGGCTGTTCCGGCTGCCCGAGTCGGGGCTCGGGCTGCTGGGCGGCGGCGACCTCGCCCGGCTCGACGTCGTGGAGCTGGGCGCCGGGACGGCCTACGTGTCGGCGTGGCTGGCCCGCCAGGGGGCCCGGCCCGTGGCGGTGGACCTGAGCCCGGCCCAGCTCGCGACCGCGGCCCGGTGCCAGGCCCGGTGGGGGCCGAGGTTCCCGCTCGTCGAGGCCGACGGCGAGCGCGTGCCGCTGCGGGACGGCTGCGCGGACCTCGTGCTCAGCGAGTACGGCGCCGGACCGTGGTGCGATCCGGAGCGCTGGATCCCCGAGGCGGCCCGGCTCCTCCGCCCCGGTGGCCGGCTCGTCCTGCTGACCAACAGCCCGCTGGCCGCGATGTGCGTGCCCGAGGACGCGGGACCGGCCGGTGACCGCCTGCTCAGGGGCCGGGCCGACGTGCGGCGCGTGACGTGGCCCGGCGGCGGAGTCGAGCACCACCCCGCCCACGGCGACTGGATCCGGATCCTCGGCGCGGCGGGGTTCGTCGTGGACGCACTCCACGAGCTGGCACCGCCCGAGGGCTCCGGGGATCCCGACTGGTACGAGATCGTGACCGCGGACTGGGCCGGGCGGTGGCCGGCCGAGGACGTCTGGGTTGCGCACCTCGGGTGA
- a CDS encoding SLC13 family permease yields the protein MGHVGQDLLDTAPALAFLCLGVPYAALLDRLGTFDAAVAWLAARRAAVRTGLLWAVAAAVTALLNLDTTIVLLTPIAVRLARRSDHDPVIVAAVPLLLSGLASSFLPVSNLTTLIAQGRTGLSTTDVLVHLGPASLSAVLVGWIVFRARAPRALVLAGSRPVPVGATADGDGRSRPPSAPAVERSALTVGGAAVVATVVGFVLGAAIGIEPWTVLLVVDAALVVHLRWLPWRDVPLGTAAAVGALVALVAALGVSPGSWMAGDGTGPVAVSAGTAAGLANLLNNLPATVVGFGSVTSMGDGSWGWLWGVNAGSLLLPWGTLATILWWRVLRGEGVALDLRRYLATVVPVAVPAFLAGTAVLLATLAVA from the coding sequence GTGGGACACGTCGGCCAGGACCTCCTCGACACCGCGCCGGCCCTCGCGTTCCTCTGCCTCGGCGTCCCCTACGCCGCACTTCTCGACCGGCTCGGCACCTTCGACGCCGCGGTCGCCTGGCTGGCGGCGCGGCGCGCCGCCGTCCGCACGGGGCTGCTCTGGGCGGTCGCCGCCGCGGTCACCGCCCTGCTGAACCTCGACACGACGATCGTCCTCCTCACGCCCATCGCCGTCCGGCTGGCGCGGCGCAGCGACCACGACCCCGTGATCGTCGCCGCCGTGCCGCTGCTGCTGTCGGGGCTGGCGTCGTCGTTCCTTCCCGTGTCGAACCTGACGACGCTGATCGCCCAGGGCCGGACGGGGTTGAGCACGACCGACGTGCTCGTCCACCTCGGACCGGCGAGCCTGTCCGCCGTGCTCGTCGGGTGGATCGTCTTCCGGGCCCGGGCCCCGCGGGCGCTGGTGCTCGCCGGTTCGAGACCGGTGCCGGTCGGCGCGACGGCGGACGGCGACGGTCGGTCGCGACCGCCGTCGGCGCCCGCGGTGGAGCGGTCCGCGCTCACCGTCGGGGGTGCGGCGGTCGTCGCGACCGTCGTCGGGTTCGTGCTCGGTGCGGCGATCGGGATCGAGCCGTGGACGGTCCTGCTCGTCGTCGACGCCGCGCTCGTCGTGCACCTTCGTTGGTTGCCGTGGCGCGACGTGCCCCTCGGCACGGCGGCCGCGGTCGGCGCGCTCGTCGCGCTCGTGGCCGCGCTCGGCGTCTCGCCCGGTTCGTGGATGGCGGGCGACGGCACCGGCCCCGTAGCGGTCTCGGCGGGCACCGCGGCCGGGCTGGCGAACCTCCTGAACAACCTCCCGGCGACCGTCGTCGGGTTCGGGTCGGTCACCTCGATGGGCGACGGATCCTGGGGCTGGCTGTGGGGGGTGAACGCGGGCTCGTTGCTGCTGCCATGGGGCACGTTGGCGACGATCCTCTGGTGGCGGGTGCTCCGCGGCGAGGGCGTCGCGCTCGACCTCCGCCGCTACCTCGCGACCGTCGTCCCCGTCGCGGTCCCCGCGTTCCTCGCCGGGACCGCGGTGCTGCTCGCGACGCTCGCCGTCGCCTGA
- the thpR gene encoding RNA 2',3'-cyclic phosphodiesterase — MSTARLFLAVWPPDDVVEELMTLRRKDQRGVRFVPPDRWHITLRFFGEARVDEVEAAMDDVELPSATARLGPAVDVIGERALVVPVGGLEELAARVTAATRSIGEPPPRRPFHGHLTIARVKRDARMPPALGAMVDGRFRVDEVALVRSRLDPDGARYDTVAAWALPS, encoded by the coding sequence ATGAGCACGGCCCGGCTGTTCCTCGCCGTCTGGCCCCCCGACGATGTCGTCGAGGAGCTGATGACGCTCCGCCGGAAGGACCAGCGGGGCGTGCGCTTCGTCCCACCGGATCGGTGGCACATCACCCTGCGCTTCTTCGGCGAGGCCCGGGTCGACGAGGTCGAGGCGGCGATGGACGACGTCGAGCTGCCCTCGGCGACCGCCCGCCTCGGCCCCGCGGTGGACGTGATCGGCGAGCGGGCGCTGGTCGTGCCGGTCGGCGGGCTCGAGGAGCTGGCGGCCCGCGTCACCGCCGCGACCCGGTCGATCGGGGAGCCGCCGCCCCGGCGGCCGTTCCACGGCCACCTGACGATCGCGAGGGTCAAGCGGGACGCACGGATGCCGCCGGCGCTGGGGGCCATGGTCGACGGTCGGTTCCGGGTGGACGAGGTCGCGCTCGTCCGCAGCCGGCTGGACCCCGACGGCGCGCGGTACGACACCGTCGCCGCGTGGGCGCTCCCGAGCTGA
- a CDS encoding questin oxidase family protein — translation MTTTTTSTTSAQTLDRLLDRELDRSPHARGGFISHLAMGLTAAARLGADPDELDALFVDWTSGDFLIGRDRPPELVPLSDEVARHGATAIVREWLPHLIGHPGAQFFHAVIRLDLALDADHPGQIANALLNWGADATPPAPGPDGDGDLDVAEVMARVAAGDRDALHDLRADDDLLDQVAAWVASVHDDPHDFGTLHFVTGTRAVRAVAPYLDDDDRRELGLRTVQALIGFTDRFGPSTPPPADELDRRRATSVPDWGELGRLAIASGDPHVVKLTYACRLEEAATGDPLLRWVAARQNRAA, via the coding sequence ATGACCACGACGACCACCTCCACCACCAGCGCCCAGACCCTCGACCGGCTGCTCGACCGCGAGCTCGACCGGTCGCCGCACGCCCGCGGCGGGTTCATCTCCCACCTCGCCATGGGCCTCACCGCGGCGGCCCGGCTGGGGGCCGACCCCGACGAGCTGGACGCGCTGTTCGTGGACTGGACGAGCGGCGACTTCCTGATCGGGCGCGATCGCCCTCCCGAGCTGGTGCCGCTGTCGGACGAGGTCGCCCGTCACGGCGCCACCGCGATCGTGCGCGAGTGGCTCCCGCACCTGATCGGCCACCCGGGCGCGCAGTTCTTCCACGCGGTCATCCGGCTCGACCTCGCCCTCGACGCCGACCACCCGGGTCAGATCGCCAACGCGCTCCTCAACTGGGGAGCCGACGCCACGCCCCCGGCCCCGGGCCCGGACGGCGACGGCGACCTCGACGTCGCGGAGGTCATGGCGCGCGTCGCGGCGGGGGACCGCGACGCGCTCCACGACCTGCGGGCCGACGACGACCTGCTCGACCAGGTGGCGGCCTGGGTCGCGTCGGTGCACGACGACCCCCACGACTTCGGGACGCTGCACTTCGTCACGGGGACGCGGGCGGTCCGGGCGGTGGCGCCGTACCTCGACGACGACGACCGGCGCGAGCTCGGGCTGCGCACGGTCCAGGCCCTCATCGGCTTCACCGACCGGTTCGGCCCCTCGACGCCGCCCCCGGCCGACGAGCTCGACCGCCGGCGCGCCACGAGCGTCCCGGACTGGGGCGAGCTCGGACGGCTCGCGATCGCGTCGGGCGACCCCCACGTCGTGAAGCTGACGTACGCGTGCCGCCTCGAGGAGGCCGCCACCGGCGATCCCCTCCTCCGGTGGGTGGCCGCCCGCCAGAACCGGGCCGCCTGA
- a CDS encoding NADPH:quinone oxidoreductase family protein has protein sequence MSDPTSTAGAPVKAQAWITRELGDPTEVLERGVVEVPAPGPNEARIAVEAFCLNFNDIDVIRGRYLTLPLEAPFVPGMESVGVVEAAGPGAEHLLGLRVVGIPVMAHGGYAEHAVIDAATALVIPSWMSSVDGAAMHYPFHLGWFALHERGRLQPGETVLVHAAAGGTGSGALQIAKALGATVIAVAGGPEKVAFCRELGADHVIDHRSTDLFEAVEDITGGRGVDVAFDTVGGATTVATFRCMGFGGRHLVVGFSEDIQLEDGAYLTPRPIAYGNFDLCGVCLVYVNDPMGTRRLLGFNWPSRAEGQAAHARLLEMLRTGALRTVVTRELAFDDIPDGLGAMERRETTGRLVVRL, from the coding sequence ATGAGCGATCCGACGTCCACGGCCGGCGCACCGGTCAAGGCGCAGGCCTGGATCACGAGGGAGCTGGGCGATCCGACCGAGGTGCTCGAGCGCGGGGTCGTCGAGGTCCCTGCACCGGGCCCGAACGAGGCCCGGATCGCCGTCGAGGCGTTCTGCCTGAACTTCAACGACATCGACGTGATCCGGGGCCGCTACCTGACCCTGCCGCTCGAGGCGCCGTTCGTGCCGGGCATGGAGTCGGTCGGCGTGGTCGAGGCGGCCGGGCCGGGCGCGGAGCACCTGCTGGGCCTCCGCGTGGTCGGCATCCCCGTGATGGCGCACGGCGGCTACGCGGAGCACGCCGTGATCGACGCCGCGACCGCGCTCGTCATCCCGTCGTGGATGTCGAGCGTGGACGGCGCGGCCATGCACTACCCGTTCCACCTGGGCTGGTTCGCGCTGCACGAGCGAGGGCGGCTCCAGCCGGGCGAGACGGTGCTCGTCCACGCCGCCGCCGGCGGCACCGGCTCGGGGGCGCTGCAGATCGCCAAGGCGCTCGGCGCCACCGTGATCGCGGTGGCCGGTGGACCGGAGAAGGTGGCGTTCTGCCGGGAGCTCGGCGCCGACCACGTGATCGACCACCGCAGCACGGACCTCTTCGAGGCCGTCGAGGACATCACGGGCGGGCGCGGCGTCGACGTCGCGTTCGACACGGTCGGCGGCGCCACCACCGTCGCGACCTTCCGCTGCATGGGCTTCGGGGGCCGGCACCTGGTCGTGGGCTTCAGCGAGGACATCCAGCTCGAGGACGGCGCCTACCTCACACCGCGCCCGATCGCCTACGGGAACTTCGACCTCTGCGGGGTCTGCCTCGTCTACGTCAACGACCCGATGGGGACCCGCCGGCTGCTCGGCTTCAACTGGCCGTCGAGGGCCGAGGGCCAGGCCGCCCACGCCCGTCTGCTCGAGATGCTGCGTACCGGCGCCCTCCGCACGGTGGTCACCCGGGAGCTGGCCTTCGACGACATCCCCGACGGGCTGGGCGCCATGGAGCGGCGGGAGACCACGGGCCGTCTCGTCGTGCGCTTGTAG
- a CDS encoding family 1 glycosylhydrolase encodes MTDTDDGATGGRAATGRRPLPDGFLIGASTSPHQIEGGNVASDWWRLEHRPGSPLPEPSGDAADSYHRWREDLEILAELGLDAYRFGIEWARIEPADGEISRAQVAHYGRIVAACRDLGIEPVVTLHHFTNPAWFSRGGGWTQDGATERFLRYVEAVLPVLADGDVRWVVTINEPNMVSVMATAARLMSGGTDLDDLLGDGPAGPLPPPDPATRDALVAAHHAAVDVLTGALPDALVGWSVAEHAVQSVPGGEDAAAAYREAHEESFLRPARGDGFVGVQSYTRNVFGPEGVVREDPEEERTQMGWEHYPAALGEAVEYAASVVGDVPVLVTENGIATADDERRISYTAAALDGLLDVTAPRRGAAGVDVRGYLHWSLLDNYEWGSFRPTFGLVGWDPVTFDRTPKRSARWLGEVARTRGVPGP; translated from the coding sequence ATGACCGACACCGACGACGGCGCGACGGGCGGAAGGGCGGCGACGGGGCGACGCCCGCTCCCGGACGGGTTCCTGATCGGCGCCTCGACCAGCCCGCACCAGATCGAGGGCGGCAACGTCGCCAGCGACTGGTGGCGGCTCGAGCACCGTCCCGGCTCACCGCTGCCGGAGCCGAGCGGCGACGCGGCCGACAGCTACCACCGCTGGCGGGAGGACCTCGAGATCCTCGCCGAGCTCGGGCTCGACGCCTACCGGTTCGGGATCGAGTGGGCGCGGATCGAGCCGGCCGACGGCGAGATCTCGCGAGCCCAGGTCGCGCACTACGGGCGGATCGTCGCGGCGTGCCGGGACCTGGGGATCGAACCGGTGGTGACGCTCCACCACTTCACGAACCCGGCGTGGTTCTCCCGCGGCGGGGGCTGGACCCAGGACGGCGCGACCGAGCGCTTCCTCCGCTACGTCGAGGCCGTCCTTCCGGTCCTGGCCGACGGCGACGTGCGGTGGGTCGTCACGATCAACGAACCGAACATGGTGTCGGTCATGGCCACGGCCGCCCGCCTCATGTCGGGCGGCACGGACCTCGACGACCTCCTCGGCGACGGTCCGGCCGGCCCGCTGCCGCCGCCCGACCCGGCGACGCGCGACGCCCTCGTGGCCGCCCACCACGCCGCGGTCGACGTCCTGACCGGCGCCCTGCCCGACGCGCTCGTGGGTTGGTCGGTGGCCGAGCACGCCGTGCAGTCGGTGCCCGGCGGCGAGGACGCGGCGGCGGCCTACCGAGAGGCGCACGAGGAGTCGTTCCTGCGACCGGCCCGCGGCGACGGCTTCGTCGGCGTGCAGTCCTACACGCGCAACGTCTTCGGCCCGGAGGGCGTGGTCCGGGAGGACCCCGAGGAGGAGCGGACGCAGATGGGGTGGGAGCACTACCCGGCCGCGCTGGGCGAGGCGGTCGAGTACGCCGCCTCGGTGGTCGGCGACGTGCCGGTGCTGGTCACCGAGAACGGCATCGCCACCGCCGACGACGAGCGGCGGATCTCCTACACCGCCGCCGCGCTCGACGGGCTCCTCGACGTCACGGCGCCCCGCCGGGGTGCGGCGGGCGTCGACGTCCGCGGCTACCTGCACTGGAGCCTGCTCGACAACTACGAGTGGGGATCCTTCCGGCCGACGTTCGGGCTCGTCGGATGGGACCCGGTGACCTTCGACCGCACGCCCAAGCGGTCGGCGCGCTGGTTGGGCGAGGTGGCCAGGACCCGCGGCGTGCCCGGGCCCTGA
- a CDS encoding pirin family protein, whose product MDRTAGRTGAGGPAPITVEPSREARVGAATVRRALPRRRRRTIGAWCFADHIGPDTVDDGSGSSGPGGIGPHPHIGLQTVTWLLAGELLHRDSLGSEQSVRPGQLNLMTAGHGIAHAEESRTPSGATVHGIQLWVAQPEATRDGGSDFEHHDELPRTELDHGEATVLVGELLGARSSARADTDHHGAELRLRPGTSTVPLRTDHEHALIVLEGEASVGGHDGRRLVPGEVALVDPGRDELALAATGPTTLMLLGGSPFPDPVHMWWNFVGRDRAAIDRAWSDWTAGADRFGPTGSPMERIEVGAPPWQHG is encoded by the coding sequence GTGGATCGGACCGCAGGCCGGACCGGAGCGGGTGGACCGGCGCCCATCACCGTGGAGCCGAGCCGCGAGGCCCGGGTCGGCGCGGCCACCGTGCGCCGGGCCCTGCCCCGGCGTCGCCGCCGCACCATCGGCGCGTGGTGCTTCGCGGACCACATCGGGCCCGACACCGTCGACGACGGCAGCGGCTCGTCGGGCCCGGGCGGGATCGGACCGCACCCGCACATCGGCCTGCAGACCGTGACGTGGCTGCTCGCCGGTGAGCTGCTCCACCGCGACAGCCTCGGTTCCGAGCAGTCGGTCCGACCGGGTCAGCTCAACCTCATGACCGCCGGCCACGGCATCGCCCACGCCGAGGAGTCGCGGACGCCGAGCGGCGCCACGGTCCACGGCATCCAGCTGTGGGTCGCCCAGCCCGAGGCCACCCGCGACGGCGGCTCCGACTTCGAGCACCACGACGAGCTGCCCCGCACCGAGCTCGACCACGGCGAGGCGACGGTCCTCGTCGGTGAGCTGCTCGGCGCCCGGTCGAGCGCCCGGGCCGACACCGACCACCACGGCGCGGAGCTCCGGCTGCGACCGGGCACGTCGACGGTCCCGCTGCGGACCGACCACGAGCACGCGCTGATCGTGCTCGAGGGCGAGGCCTCGGTCGGCGGACACGACGGCCGGCGGCTGGTGCCGGGCGAGGTCGCGCTCGTCGACCCGGGCCGTGACGAGCTGGCGCTGGCCGCGACCGGACCGACGACGCTCATGCTGCTCGGCGGCTCGCCGTTCCCCGACCCGGTGCACATGTGGTGGAACTTCGTCGGCCGCGACCGGGCTGCGATCGACCGCGCCTGGTCCGACTGGACGGCGGGCGCCGACCGGTTCGGGCCGACCGGCTCGCCGATGGAGCGCATCGAGGTGGGTGCGCCGCCCTGGCAGCACGGCTGA
- a CDS encoding ABC transporter permease, with amino-acid sequence MRAVGLVALSRTRRLWVGLILLGLLAGVVGGLASAAVAGERRSASAPERLAQSTLAPDATIRFLDPTVAPEVAAELAQDPDVIARQPIASSIGRTAATKDWYYPISEPAPDEAINRRIVDEGRLPAPDSLDEVAISRATADSNDLHVGSSFALDLYTNDQMRTIGLDTEAQPGGSQIELRVVGILRDTFDIASRAVDRQMLASPAFYARISADPECGGCDNAFRGIAIRTVDGDAGVDRVEARLRDAVPSSERFEIRRLQESLDDARPSQDVTSLGTWILAAVVLLVGGVVVGQVARRQISARGGEDATLRGLGFTSGDRVRAATYPVGLSAVVTLLATPLVAAAVSPAFPIGRARMIEPAPGLDVDLLVLVPGAVLSALALLGLVAAVAAVELRAPGELRPFRPPWFRSVLAPSRPSVEIGVRLATDPERRRRGRSARAAMVGASIGVVGLVASLVFLRSLDHLVATPAAYGINSDLSIEVPEDAVQQRTTELANDPDLDAVVAEWSTPSIRVDGVSVGTVALAPAKGSTRVTILEGREVAGPDEVVLVPGLARELDLDVGDDVELTGTSDRRIDATVVGLGLDPQVLSSSPGRTAIVQEDTLRDLIAVDPGRDPYPIITVRYAPGVDHSAKAAALDERYPYGVMDESFPTPPGSLVVLDDVRTVPVVFLWFFGGLAVVAIGNGVVATGRRARHELGIVRSLGFTSGQVRSALVITAVTLAAVAVGVGVPLGALAGAALWIRVAGLVDVVPSVRVPLLAVLACLPLLVGMAAALALWPARWINQRRPATVLRVE; translated from the coding sequence ATGCGCGCAGTGGGGCTGGTGGCCCTGTCGCGGACGCGCCGGCTCTGGGTCGGCTTGATCCTGCTCGGCCTGCTCGCCGGCGTCGTCGGCGGGCTGGCCTCCGCGGCGGTGGCGGGGGAGCGGCGGTCCGCGTCCGCGCCCGAGCGCCTGGCGCAGTCGACGCTCGCGCCCGACGCGACGATCCGGTTCCTCGACCCGACCGTCGCTCCCGAGGTCGCCGCCGAGCTCGCGCAGGATCCCGACGTGATCGCCCGGCAGCCGATCGCCTCGAGCATCGGGCGGACGGCGGCGACGAAGGACTGGTACTACCCGATCTCGGAGCCGGCGCCGGACGAGGCGATCAACCGCCGGATCGTCGACGAGGGCCGGCTGCCGGCGCCCGACTCGCTGGACGAGGTCGCGATCAGCCGGGCAACGGCCGACAGCAACGACCTGCACGTCGGGTCGTCGTTCGCCCTCGACCTCTACACGAACGACCAGATGCGCACGATCGGCCTCGACACCGAGGCCCAGCCCGGCGGGTCGCAGATCGAGCTGCGCGTCGTCGGGATCCTGCGTGACACGTTCGACATCGCGTCGAGGGCGGTCGACCGCCAGATGCTGGCCTCACCGGCGTTCTACGCACGGATCTCGGCGGACCCGGAGTGCGGCGGCTGCGACAACGCCTTCCGGGGCATCGCGATCCGCACTGTCGACGGCGACGCCGGTGTCGACCGGGTCGAGGCGCGCCTGCGGGACGCGGTGCCGAGCTCCGAGCGGTTCGAGATCCGCCGCCTCCAGGAGTCGCTGGACGACGCCCGGCCCTCCCAGGACGTGACCTCGCTCGGGACCTGGATCCTCGCGGCGGTGGTCCTGCTGGTGGGCGGCGTGGTCGTGGGCCAGGTGGCGCGGCGCCAGATCTCGGCACGCGGCGGCGAGGACGCCACGCTGCGCGGGCTCGGGTTCACCTCCGGCGACCGGGTGCGGGCCGCCACCTACCCCGTCGGGCTCAGCGCGGTGGTGACGCTGCTCGCGACACCGCTCGTGGCGGCGGCCGTCTCGCCAGCCTTCCCGATCGGTCGCGCCCGCATGATCGAGCCGGCGCCGGGACTCGACGTGGACCTGCTCGTGCTCGTGCCCGGTGCGGTGCTGTCGGCGCTCGCACTGCTGGGCCTCGTCGCGGCCGTCGCCGCCGTCGAGCTCCGCGCGCCCGGTGAGCTCCGCCCGTTCCGCCCGCCGTGGTTCCGGTCGGTGCTGGCGCCGAGCAGGCCGTCGGTCGAGATCGGCGTGCGCCTGGCGACCGACCCCGAGCGCCGTCGACGCGGCCGCTCGGCCCGGGCGGCGATGGTCGGGGCCTCGATCGGCGTCGTCGGGCTGGTGGCCTCGCTCGTGTTCCTGCGGAGCCTGGACCACCTGGTGGCGACGCCGGCTGCCTACGGCATCAACTCCGACCTGAGCATCGAGGTCCCCGAGGACGCCGTCCAGCAGCGCACCACGGAGCTCGCGAACGACCCCGACCTCGACGCCGTGGTGGCCGAGTGGTCGACCCCTTCGATCCGGGTGGACGGCGTGTCGGTCGGCACGGTGGCGCTCGCGCCGGCCAAGGGCAGCACGCGGGTAACGATCCTCGAGGGCCGCGAGGTCGCGGGCCCCGACGAGGTGGTGCTCGTCCCGGGGCTGGCCCGTGAGCTGGACCTGGACGTCGGCGACGACGTCGAGCTGACGGGGACCTCGGACCGGCGCATCGACGCCACGGTCGTTGGCCTCGGGCTCGATCCCCAGGTCCTCAGCTCGTCGCCGGGTCGCACCGCGATCGTCCAGGAGGACACGCTGCGGGACCTGATCGCCGTGGACCCCGGACGGGATCCGTACCCGATCATCACAGTCCGCTACGCCCCGGGTGTCGACCACTCAGCCAAGGCGGCCGCCCTCGACGAGCGCTACCCGTACGGCGTCATGGACGAGAGCTTCCCGACGCCGCCCGGCTCCCTGGTGGTGCTCGACGACGTGCGCACCGTCCCGGTCGTGTTCCTCTGGTTCTTCGGCGGGCTGGCCGTGGTGGCGATCGGCAACGGCGTGGTCGCCACCGGACGGCGGGCCCGTCACGAGCTCGGCATCGTGCGCAGCCTCGGGTTCACCTCGGGGCAGGTGCGCTCGGCGCTGGTGATCACCGCCGTCACGCTGGCCGCAGTGGCGGTGGGGGTGGGCGTGCCGCTGGGCGCGCTCGCCGGTGCCGCGCTGTGGATCCGGGTGGCCGGGCTCGTGGACGTCGTGCCGTCGGTGCGCGTCCCGCTGCTGGCGGTCCTCGCCTGCCTCCCCCTGCTGGTGGGGATGGCGGCGGCCCTGGCGCTCTGGCCGGCGCGGTGGATCAACCAGCGCCGACCGGCGACGGTCCTGCGCGTCGAGTGA